GGATGGGAATTCCTATGGTTACACGAGTGGGCGAGCAATTTGCGGCTCGTAACAGCTATACGATGATGATCAATGCTGGGATTAAAGAAGGGATTGCTTGGACTAATGAAGAATATATTGAGTGGGGGATACTTTTAGGGAAAGATCAAGCTCTGAGGCAACAAATTTCTTGGAAACTTCGAGCATCAAGGCAAACTGCACCATTATGGAATGCTGAAAAATTTACTTACGAGATGGAACAGGCCTACGAACAGATGTGGAGAAATTATCTGCAAGGCAGTTCCAGTTAAGTCGAATCCTTAAGCAACTGAAACACTTTCCAACCTTGCGGGAGGCGATGGAGTATTTCCTGAGATTAGTGTTCTAACCAAACTGGTGATCATTATAAATATTCCTGATCGAATATAGGATGATAACTCTATATGATAACTAAATCAGGAAAGACATGATTTTAATCCTTGAAGCGTTGACTGGCAAAACTTTCTATTTGAACGGCTGGAAGATTCACAGATTCTACCTTTGCCGCAGTCTGTTTATTTTCGTTCTTTAAAATAATTCGAGAATGGAGGACAGGCAGGAGTGCTTGCCACTGAATTTCAGCTAGATTTTTAATTAGAGAAATTTGTGGCTCATCTGTACCATCTAAATCTTCTTGCATGAGTAAATTCATGGTAACACTAGATAAAATCATGATTGCTTCTTCTTCAGCAATACTGCTAATATCTATCAATAGGGTCATGCGATTTCTATCAGGGTGAGTCATGGCCGCCCTAATTGCTTCCTCTAATTCCATACCCAAAGATTCTTCTGCTTGAGACCAATCCGGAAAAAGGATGAGGTTGATATTTTTTAGATTTAAAGGAATGAGGGTCGCTTCAATCAAAGCTGAACTCACCGTTCTGCCCATTGTTGACCACGAAAACTTTTGTGCTTGCTCAAAGCCGGCAGCTATCATTAAGTTACGAATATCAGACTTTTGTACATCACATAGGGCATTAGCCATCGCATTAACATCTTCATCATTCACATATAAGGCTGCTTCACCTGCCACTTCTGGAATCGAAGCATTCGGACAAGTAATGACTGGGCATCCGCAGGACATTGCCTCAACCACCGGCAGCCCAAATCCTTCATACTTGGACGGATACACTAATGCTACGGCACCAGAATAAGCGGCTTTAAGTTCATCATCGCTAAGTTGCAGCATATGGACAACATTGCCCGAAGTATAAGTTCTGAACTCAGCTTCCAATTTAAATCCGCTGCCGGTTAAAACAATCTCAAAACCCTGCCGGCTGCAAAGGGTAGAAAGTGCTTTTAAGAAGAGAATAGTATTTTTATAACCCCCACCTCCGCCAACAGAAAGAAAATAGGGTTTTGAAATTCCATATTTAATTCTAAAATAATTAATTTCTTCGCTACTTGCTGGAGTATAAAAGCTTTTTACTCCACAGTGAGCCACAGTTATAGATTTTAGCTCAATATCTGGAAAAAACTTTGCTAAGTCACGAGCCGTGTTTTCCGAAATGGAAATATAGGCAGAAGCATGACGAATAGCATAATGCTTTTCTCTCCACATTGGCTCGTTAAAATCAGCCCCCAAAACTTCTGGAATCATGTCATAAGCCATGAACACAGACGGCGTTGATAGGGGCGTTGTATAGTAAGTAGAAATAAATATATCTGCTCCATGTTCATCGCAAATCTGCTGCAACATTTCGCGGTCTGTATCTGTATTGTTGTAATCGTATGGTTCTATAGTTAGATACCTTAAGCCTGGAATTTTTGGAGCGGTGCCAGCCCGATCTAAAATCAGCAGATGCTGGGAAAAATCTGTGCCAGCCCATTCTTCCAGCACTGAACGCCACACACGGGCAATGCCTGTGTTATACAGTTGAAAAAATACTCCATCAAGTAAAATTAACGGGTTAAGTATTTTGAAGTTTCTTTCTCTATTCTGCTGCTGTTCAAATTTTTGACTGACGCTATTTATTTTAATATTTTCTATTCGGGGTAAAATGCCTTGAGCTAGCTGAACAGCTTGAGCAACATTATCTATTCCAACTTGTTGACAGTTAATAATGAGTTGGTTGGTTAAACCATTAGAATTAAAAATAGGACCTTGGTAAGGTTCAGCTTCCTCTCGAGTAAGTTTAGCTGGAATTGTTAAGGTTGAAAAAGGAATATTATACTTTTGGGCTAGAGCGTATATATATTTCAGCGTGTTGTCATAACTTCCTGGATCTACACTGAGGCTAGATGTGAGAGAAACGATAACATTGTTAATATTAACTTCATAATTATTGTCTCCTGAAAAGAGTAATTCTTTTGCTAGGAGTTTTACATTAGCAATAGCTACTTCTGGTTTAATAGCTATTTCAGGAATTAAGGATGAAAGCTGACTAAATGAAGGGACTAAACTAGGATGTATTTCAGATGTAATATCCTTTTTTTCATCTTTTAGAAAATCATTTATAGGTTTTGCATTTAAACTGGGGCACAATGATGATGCTCCCGTACTATGTCCTGAACTGCCTGTTACTGATAGAGCGCGAAAAGAATATAAGTAGACTTCACTAAAATAACTATTAACAATTCCCGAATAAACATCAGGTATAGAAGTTTGGAAATATTTATTGTGGGCTGCTTTTATTTTCAAAATCAAACTTTTGTGAATAAAAGAATTATAGATTGTTGGAAGATTTTCATGAGAAATTTGTCCTTTATAAAATTGTTGTAACTTTTCTTTGGACTCCCATATCTCCGCTACTTGGACTAAATTCAGGTGCAATCTATTACGAATCCAAGGCGCAATTGCATTTGGCCAACCATAGGCATATCGCAGCCAAGATACAATATGAATATTGTATTCATTTATGAGATTGAAAGCTAGTTCTAGTCCATCTGGCATTAAAGCATCGTCATCTCCTAAAACAAATAAATAGTCTCCTGTAGCCTGCGATAAACCAAGTTCCCAATTATCTGACATTGAGAGCCTCTCAGGTGCCCGGAAGTATTTGATCCTAGGATCATTAAACAAGGCAACTGTTTCAGCAGTTTCTGGGCTGCTGAAATTATCCATAATTATTAGCTCAAAGTTATCTTTAGTTTGGTTTAAAACACTCTGAATAGAGTGTTTGAGAGTGTCATGTCTTTGGCGGGTAGGAATAATAATTGAAAAAAAATTGTTTGACATGAGTAACACGAAATAGAATGTTTTTTGTGGGGGGGGTTATGACTGTTTCTTTAACCAGGCTCCTGGCCAGTGAGTAATATTTTCGCTTAACTCACTTTCATTGAAAGGCCTACTGGGCTGCTCTAATATAAATTCTGGGTGTTGTTCTGCGAACTCATGTGCTGCTGCTGTTGGGTGATCCCACATCCATTCTGGATTTCCGCGTGGGACGTCGTGGAGTTCTTTCATAATCCCATCTGTTGCCACAATATAGGAACCGACTGTTACTAAATCGTGATAAGCATTCAACTCATCCAGAACGTGCTGCTTGTTGTGGCAGGAATCTAAAATTACCAAAACAGCTTCTCCCCGTTTAACGAGGGATTTCACATAGCTTATTATATTCGGTGCTGTTGAACTTCCTTCGACTAACGTAATGAAAGGAAACAATTCATGAGTTTGGATTGCTTGTCGGTTATGCGGTCGGATTTCAATATCAATTCCAATCACCCGGCCTTTTTGCATCGCTTTACACAAACTGGCATAGTAAATTAACGATCCGCCATGTGCAATGCCGGTTTCAATGATGACATCGGGTTTAACTCCATACATAACCTCCTGTAAGCGAATCATATCTTCAGGTAGCTGGATAATTGGTCTTCCCATCCAGCTAAACGTGTAAGCATATTTTTGATTCCAGCCAACTTTTATCCACTGCTGAGAGATCAATTCAAAAGCTTCTTTTGTATAAAGATCATAAATTATTTTTTCTCCTTTAATTTCCTGAATTAAAAGATTATTTTCTGTATCAATGAGCAATTTCATGATTCAAACTTCTCCTTGAAATCAATTAATTGAATATTTAAATTAGCTTGATTAATAAAAACAATATTTTCTTCTCGATAATTAGGATTCATCACAATAGCGAAGTCAATTTCGTGTTTTTTTAAATCTTGAATTCCGATAATTGGATGACCTGTTCCAGGTAGGTAATGCCCCTGTTTGCTTGGATTGATATCAATTATACAAGCAATCCATTTATTTTGAGGATCAACTAAATTAGCAAAGGTCACTCCTTTTGCACCAGCTCCCCAAAGTGCAACCTTTCCTTGAGCAGCCAAATTTTTAATTTTGCTTTCCCACAGAAGCTTTAGCTGGCTCTCATTTTTGGCAAACTGAGTTGCCAAATGCGGCGTTAGTCCCGAATTTTTAGTCACTATGAGTTTTTCATTTGAAAGGGTTGCTTCAATCCACAAATACTGACCTCCAAAAACGTGCTTGACTGTTTCAACACTAAATCCTGAAGCTTCAAATACAGTTGTTAACGACTCAGTGGTAAAATACGAACAATGCTCGTAGAAAAAATCGCAAATTACCTGATTTTGCAAAATCCATTGGACACAGGGGGTTTCAAAAAAAACCTTTGCTTTAGGGGAATTGACCAAGGCTTTTCTAACTGCTTCCAATAAATCTAGAGGTTCGGGAATGTGTTCAATCACATGACGACAAACAACCACATCAGCTGCAATTTCCGCACAGTCCGCTCCATAGTAGCGCTTGGCGAATTGAAGTCGGCCCTCTAAATCAATTTCCGAACCAATATAGCTGGGATCAAATCCATAACCACTATTCCCAAATTCTTCAGGTTCAACTAACTTTCTTAAGAATAAACCTTTACCACATCCTATTTCCACAACTCGGCAGTTTCGGACAGCTTTCTCTACAATTAAATAGGTAGCTAAATTGTCAAG
The Microcoleus sp. FACHB-672 DNA segment above includes these coding regions:
- a CDS encoding glycosyltransferase; this encodes MSNNFFSIIIPTRQRHDTLKHSIQSVLNQTKDNFELIIMDNFSSPETAETVALFNDPRIKYFRAPERLSMSDNWELGLSQATGDYLFVLGDDDALMPDGLELAFNLINEYNIHIVSWLRYAYGWPNAIAPWIRNRLHLNLVQVAEIWESKEKLQQFYKGQISHENLPTIYNSFIHKSLILKIKAAHNKYFQTSIPDVYSGIVNSYFSEVYLYSFRALSVTGSSGHSTGASSLCPSLNAKPINDFLKDEKKDITSEIHPSLVPSFSQLSSLIPEIAIKPEVAIANVKLLAKELLFSGDNNYEVNINNVIVSLTSSLSVDPGSYDNTLKYIYALAQKYNIPFSTLTIPAKLTREEAEPYQGPIFNSNGLTNQLIINCQQVGIDNVAQAVQLAQGILPRIENIKINSVSQKFEQQQNRERNFKILNPLILLDGVFFQLYNTGIARVWRSVLEEWAGTDFSQHLLILDRAGTAPKIPGLRYLTIEPYDYNNTDTDREMLQQICDEHGADIFISTYYTTPLSTPSVFMAYDMIPEVLGADFNEPMWREKHYAIRHASAYISISENTARDLAKFFPDIELKSITVAHCGVKSFYTPASSEEINYFRIKYGISKPYFLSVGGGGGYKNTILFLKALSTLCSRQGFEIVLTGSGFKLEAEFRTYTSGNVVHMLQLSDDELKAAYSGAVALVYPSKYEGFGLPVVEAMSCGCPVITCPNASIPEVAGEAALYVNDEDVNAMANALCDVQKSDIRNLMIAAGFEQAQKFSWSTMGRTVSSALIEATLIPLNLKNINLILFPDWSQAEESLGMELEEAIRAAMTHPDRNRMTLLIDISSIAEEEAIMILSSVTMNLLMQEDLDGTDEPQISLIKNLAEIQWQALLPVLHSRIILKNENKQTAAKVESVNLPAVQIESFASQRFKD
- a CDS encoding cephalosporin hydroxylase family protein codes for the protein MKLLIDTENNLLIQEIKGEKIIYDLYTKEAFELISQQWIKVGWNQKYAYTFSWMGRPIIQLPEDMIRLQEVMYGVKPDVIIETGIAHGGSLIYYASLCKAMQKGRVIGIDIEIRPHNRQAIQTHELFPFITLVEGSSTAPNIISYVKSLVKRGEAVLVILDSCHNKQHVLDELNAYHDLVTVGSYIVATDGIMKELHDVPRGNPEWMWDHPTAAAHEFAEQHPEFILEQPSRPFNESELSENITHWPGAWLKKQS
- a CDS encoding class I SAM-dependent methyltransferase: MIQKPQCPVCKSGLTTKFLNREQVPVHQNLVIANREAAIDIATGELNLMICQECGFIFNKAFEVKNLSYGKDYDNTQDCSPSFNEYLDNLATYLIVEKAVRNCRVVEIGCGKGLFLRKLVEPEEFGNSGYGFDPSYIGSEIDLEGRLQFAKRYYGADCAEIAADVVVCRHVIEHIPEPLDLLEAVRKALVNSPKAKVFFETPCVQWILQNQVICDFFYEHCSYFTTESLTTVFEASGFSVETVKHVFGGQYLWIEATLSNEKLIVTKNSGLTPHLATQFAKNESQLKLLWESKIKNLAAQGKVALWGAGAKGVTFANLVDPQNKWIACIIDINPSKQGHYLPGTGHPIIGIQDLKKHEIDFAIVMNPNYREENIVFINQANLNIQLIDFKEKFES